GACCGTATCGAAGTGCCAGCGTGAAATTCTCAATACGCGTCCACCATCTTCCATAACCGGAAGTACGCGAGTAATTAACGTATCCAAACACAATATCTTTTCCCGGTTCGAGATAAGCAGAATAGGCATCGAGCCAGCCTGAGCCGGGAACTACCACCTGCGGATCGAGGAAGATTAACCAATCGTTGGTGGCAGCCCGAATACCAACTGTCAACGCCAGCGCATTGGCAAAATCAGTTTCCTGTTTCACGATGGTTGTCTTCAACTGTAGATACTTGCTTTTCATTACCCTCAACACGGCATCCGTATGATCGGTCGAGCAATCGTCAACCACTATGACTTCGTAATTCGGGTAATTCTGTTCCAGCAGAGGCGGCAAAGTTTCCTTTAATTCTTCGGCATAGTTCCGGGAAGTAATAATCAGCGAAACCGAAGGCTTCTCTGACGAAGGTTGTTGCTTCTTTCGAAAGATCAATGAGGCGAGCGAAATCAGATAAACCAACTGAATAAGCGTTCCTATTGCCAAAACAGCCATTCCGATAAGTTCCACCAAACTAAATGTAAGATTATCTGTCAGCATTATTCTTTTGGTTTTCCGAGTCTCCCAAAAATAGATAATGACGGAGTATAATACCTACATATCGTTAATTTTTTTTCACATATCTCAATCATAAGGTCTCCGGGGATATTACACCATAATAATTATCTTTGTGCGTCACAATTTTTGGTAATGAAGTTCGAACTACAATATACACTGCAGGGAACCAAAGCCCGTGCGGGAAAACTTTATACTGCTCACGGCGAAATTGAAACGCCGATTTTTATGCCTGTCGGAACGGTTGGCTCGGTAAAAGGCGTCCATTTTCGGGATCTGAAAGATGATGTAAACGCCCAGATTATTCTGGGAAACACCTACCACCTGTATCTTCGTCCGGGCATGGATACCATTGAAAAAGCTGGAGGTTTGCACAAATTCAACGGCTGGGACGGTCCCATCCTGACTGATAGCGGCGGTTTCCAGGTTTTCTCGCTGGGCGATATTCGTAAACTATCGGAAGAAGGAGCCAAATTTCAGTCGCACATCGATGGTTCCCGACATATGTTTACGCCGGAAAATGTGGTTGATATTCAACGGACCATTGGTGCCGATATCATCATGGCTTTCGACGAATGCCCTCCGGGAGATTCGGATTTCGATTACGCCAAAAAGTCGCTGGAGCTTACCCAGCGTTGGCTGGAACGTTGCATCAAACGTTTCGATAAAACGGACCCCAAATATGGCTACGACCAAACGCTCTTCCCTATTGTTCAGGGTGGAATTTATCCGGAATTGAGAAGAAAAGCGGCTGAGCATGTCATCTCGTTTGAACGTGACGGTTATGCCATTGGCGGTCTTTCGGTAGGAGAAAAAGAGGAAGATATGTATTCGACCATTGAAGTCGTGAATGAAATTCTTCCGGAAGACAAACCCCGCTACCTGATGGGAGTCGGTACGCCGGTCAATATTCTGGAAGCCATTGACAGAGGCGTGGACATGTTCGATTGCGTGATGCCCACCCGGAACGGACGAAACGGAATGTTATTCACCAGCGAAGGCATTATCAACATCAAGAATAAGAAATGGGAGAACGACTTTTCACCGGTCGACCCGAATGGCACCTCGTTTGTTGATCATCATTACACGCGGGCTTATTTGCGGCACTTGTTCCAGGCAAAAGAAATGCTGGGTGCGCAAATCGGAAGTCTCCACAACCTGGCCTTCTACCTTTGGCTGGTTGGTGAAGCCCGTGAACAGATTAAGGCAGGAACATTCAAACAATGGAAGAATGTAATGGTGGAAAAAGTGAGTCGTCGTTTGTAGTTTACTATTAAATTCGCAGAAAATACGCTTAGTCGCATGCAGCTACTGTCAAAACCATATTTAAAAAAAATTGACGTATACATCATCAAAAAGTTTTTGGGTACCTTTTTCCTGGCAATTGCCCTGATTATTGGTATCTCGATTGTTTTTGACATCTCCGAGCACATCGACGAGTTTATCAGTCGCCATGCTCCGCTGCGCGCAATTGTTTTCGATTTTTACCTGAATTTCATTCCCTACTTTGCGAACCTGTTCAGTAGTCTGTTCACCTTCATCGCGGTTATTTATTTTACCTCGAAGATGGCTTACAACTCCGAAATTATTGCCATCCTCGCCAGTGGAGTAACATACAAACGATTGATGCGCCCCTATATGATCGGTGCAGGAATTATCGCTTTAATGTCGTGGACATTGGGAAATTTTGTCATTCCGCCAGCCAATACTATTCGTATCGATTTCACCAATAAATACCTGAAAGGAGAATACAATAACCAGGACCGAAACATCCACAGGCAGTTGGAACCGGGACTCTATATCTACATGCGGAACTACAACAATAAAAACGATGTAGGATATAAATTCTCTATCGAGAAATTCAAAGATCACAAACTGGTTTCGAAACTGATCTCCGATTATGTGAAGTGGGACCGCGACAAGAAAAAATGGGTGATTCACAACTACTACATTCGTGACCTGAGCGGACCGACAGAGAAAATCACATCGGGTGCGGTAATTGATACCACCCTCCGAATGAAACCGGAAGATTTTGGCCGGCAAAAGAACCTCGAAGAGACCATGAACTACTGGGAGTTGAATCATTACATCGAGGATTTGAAGTTGCGCGGTGTGGACAATGTCGTGCAGTACGAAATCGAAAAACATAAACGAACATCCGGACCATTTTCCACATTTATCCTCTCGATCATCGGTGCAGCACTCGCTTCGCGGAAAATCAGGGGTGGAATGGGACTCCACCTGGGTATCGGACTGTTACTCAGCTTTTCTTACATTATGTTCCTCCAGGTATCGACCGTTTTTGCCACCAAGGGAGGGATGGATCCGTTTATTGCGGTCTGGATACCCAACCTCCTGTATTCCATTATAGCTATCTTCTTATACAGGTGGGCATCCAAATAATCGAACAATAAAAACTGTTATTCAATTTTTTGATATCTAAATAGATAGAGATGTCATTTAATGTTGGCTCGTGCTCTTTCCCGGCATTTTTTTTATAATTTTGCCCCCCGAAGTAGATGAACTTTATAGGTGATCATCCTGGCTTTTCAAGATGATCTTGAATTTAAATCGTAACCTATGTCATTAAAAAGAAACATCCTGGACCTCCGTAAACGTAAGCAAGAGGTACAGTTGGGGGGTGGTGAAAAAGCCATCGAAAAACAAGTGGCCATGGGTAAAAAGACGGCCCGTGAGAGAATCATGTCTATTCTGGACGAAGATTCTTTCCACGAGTACGATCTTTTTGTTGAGCACACTGCTCGTGATTTCGACATGGACAAAAAGGTGTTGCACGGCGATGGTGTTATCATCGGGACAGGTACTATTTACAATCAACCTGTTTGTATTTATGCACAGGACTTCACCGTAGCCGGTGGTTCACTCGGTTTGATGCATGCCCGTAAAATCACCAAAATCATGGACCACGCCCTGAAAATGCGCGTTCCGATCATCGGTATCAACGACTCCGGTGGTGCCCGCATCCAGGAAGGTGTCAACTCGCTCGCCGGTTACGGTGAGATTTTCTACCGGAACACCAAAGCTTCCGGCGTTATTCCGCAGATTTCAGTTATCCTCGGCCCTTGCGCCGGTGGAGCCGTTTATTCTCCCGCTTTAACCGATTTCGTATTTGTAGTGGAAAACATCTCCAAGATGTTTATCACCGGACCAAGTGTTATCAAAACAGTGCTTGGCGAAGAAATCAGTATGGAGGAGCTTGGGGGAGCCCGGGTACACAGCGAAATTACCGGTAATGCCCATTTCTTTGCCGAAAGCGAGGATCAATGCTTCGACCAGATCAAAAGCCTGATTTCATTTATTCCGTGGAATAATACGCAGAAAGCACGGAAATTCCCGCCACAGGAACCAACCTCTTCACTCAATGTGGAAGAGATTGTGCCGTCCGATCCGAGGCGTCCGTATGACATCCGCGATATCATTCGCGCGGTAAGCGATAGTAGCGAGTTCCTCGAGATTATGGAGAATTTCGCTCGCAACATCGTTATCGGTTTTGGACGTATCAAAGGCGAGACTGTGGGTTTTGTGGCCAACCAGCCCAAATACCTGGCCGGGGTACTCGATTGCGACAGCTCCGATAAAGCCGCTCGTTTTATCCGCTATTGCGACTCATTTAACATCCCGATTGTCACTCTCGAAGACATGCCTGGTTACCTGCCTGGCGTCGATCAGGAACACGCTGGTGTCATTCGCCACGGAGCCAAACTGTTGTATGCTTATAGCGAAGCGACCGTTCCGAAAATCACCGTTATTCTGCGTAAAGCATATGGTGGAGGTTACATTGCAATGAACTCGCGCCACCTGGGTGCCGACTTTGTTTTCGCATGGCCAACTGCCGAGATTGCTGTGATGGGACCAGAAGGTGCTGCCAATATCGTCTTCCGTAAGGAAATTGCTGAAGCAGAAAATCCGGACGAAGTTCGGAAACAGAAAATCGAAGAGTACAAAGAGAAATTCGCCAACCCGTTTGTGGCCGCTGCCAAAGGCTACATCGACGAAGTAATTGAGCCGGCTGAAACCCGTGCCCGATTGATTCACTCGCTGTCACTTTCCGACAACAAAGTGGATGCCCGTCCGGCGAAGAAACATGGTATTCCTCCGTTCTAAAACGGGATTTTCTGTTAACCAAATCCTTTCAAAATGGAAGAAAGTACACCAAAATATCAAACCTTTGTGGTGAATAGTGCCAAATATAAAACACTCTACACAAAGAAGTTTGAAACTCGAAAAAAATGGGAACGCCCAAATCCGAATGAGATTCGTTCCTATATTCCGGGAACCGTCTTAAAGATGTGTGTAACCCCCGGACAAGAAGTAAAAGAAGGTGAATGCCTTCTGATTCTTGAAGCCATGAAAATGGAGAATAAAATCGAGATGCCCTTCGATGGAAAAATAAAAGAGATTCACGTCGAAGAAGGTGTCAGGATTGCCAAAGATGTTATCATGGTAACCATCGAATAAACAACAAAAGCTGCCTCAATCGGGGCAGCTTTTTATTTTTCCCTTCCGGGGAATAAATCCCCTTTCAAAATTCTTACCACTCACTTTCACAACGACAGATAAGTTTTCAGGCAAAAGCAGCCAATCCTATCGATAGCAAGGCATAACCAACATGTAGCAACACACGACTGACGCGAAGAAATCCATAACGGACCTGTAGCAACACGTCACGCACCTGAAGCAATGCACGACCGACCTGTAGCAACTCACGCCGGACGCGAAGCAACGCATCCGGAACGATTCGCAGCTGACCTCCCCTATAGACAAAAACTAGAATACTTCCGTCCAGAGAAAGCTCCCTTCCGGGAAATCGATATCACGCCACATAGGCTCAGCACGGAATAATCCGAAAACCGACGAACCACTCCCCGACATGGAGGTGTAAACGGCTCCCCGCTCCTTCAGCTTTTCTTTAACTGCTTCGATTTCGGGAAAACGCCTAAAAATTCCGGTTTCAAAATCGTTGACAACGCTTTCCTGCCAGTTATTGACCGACTGCCGGATGGCCTCTCTCAAACGAACTTCAGGTATCCCGGGATGAACTCCGGCATAGGCTTCCCTGGTTCCTACTTCAACCGGAGGTTTCACCAGCAACAGATGCCATCCCGCTAAACTCAGCGGAAGAGTCTCCAGCTTCTCTCCGATTCCGGACGCAAACGAGGGGATATTTTCAAGGAAGAAAGGGCAATCTGCACCAAGCCTTGCTGCATACGACATCAACGTCCCTGAGGCGATATTCAGCCCGAAAAAGTCATTCAGGCCTTTGAGCATAAAAGCAGCATCGGAGGAGCCACCGCCTAGACCTGCTCCAAACGGTATCGCTTTGTGCAGATGAATATCGACTCCCGGCAACGAGTAATCGGCCGCCAGCATTCGGTACGCTTTCACCACCAGGTTATTCTCCGCGGCACCACCAACTTCAATTCCACTATTGCTGAAACGAACTTCTCCGGCATGGTTCTCAATAAACTCCAAACCGTCTTGTAGTTTCAACGGATAGAATACGGTTTCCAGTTCGTGGTAACCGTCGTCCCGCTTTCGCAGAATATTCAGGCCGATGTTTATTTTGGCGTTAGGAAATACTATCATAGGTTAGCAAAATAAATCCGGGGAAGTTTCCCCGGATTTATGAGTTTATTCTTCCATATAACTTTCCAGTGGTTCGCAGGTACAAATCAGGTTCCGATCGCCATAAGCATCGTCAACCCGGCTGACTGGCACCCAGAATTTATTATCTCTTAGCCATTCGAGTGCATAGGCTGCCTTTTCACGAGAGTAGCTGTGCTTCCAGTCATCGGTCATCAATACTTCAGCTGTATGCGGTGCATTCTTCAGTACGTTATCATTTGCATCCGCTTTGCCTTCTTCAATCTCCTTAATCTCACTGAAGATACTGTTCATGGCTTCGACGAAACGATCGAGCTCTTCTTTCGATTCACTCTCTGTCGGTTCTACCATCAGTGTTCCGTGTACCGGAAATGAGAGCGTGGGCGCGTGGAATCCATAATCCATCAATCGCTTGGCAATATCGGCTTCGGTAACACCAGCCGAGGTCTTCAGGTGACGACATTCCAAAATCATTTCGTGTGCCACCCGACCTTTTTCGCCGGTATACAAAATACCGTAATTGTCTTTCAGCAGCGAAGCAATGTAATTGGCATTCAAAATAGCAATTTTGGTTGCCTGCGTCAGGCCGTCAGCCCCAAGCATTTTGATGTACCCGTACGTGATGGGCAACACCGAAGCACTTCCCCACGGAGCCGCTGAAACAGCATGCAAACCTACGTGTCCGTTATTCATCACCGGATGCGAAGGCAGGAATTCCACCAGATGCTTAGCTACACCAATCGGGCCAACACCGGGTCCACCTCCACCGTGCGGAATGGCGAAAGTTTTATGCAGGTTCAGGTGGCAAACATCGGCACCGATTCGCTTCGGATTGGTCAATCCAACCTGGGCGTTCATGTTGGCACCGTCCATGTACACCTGACCACCATTTTTGTGAATGATGTCGCACATTTCAACAATCGCCGACTCGAAAACTCCGTGCGTTGACGGGTAAGTGACCATAAAGGCCGACAGATTATCTTTGTATTCTTCAGCTTTCGCCCGAAGAGCTTCCAGATCAATATTACCTTTTTCATCGCAAGGAACTACCACCACTTTCATACCTGCCATCAC
This Prolixibacter sp. NT017 DNA region includes the following protein-coding sequences:
- a CDS encoding glycosyltransferase, translated to MLTDNLTFSLVELIGMAVLAIGTLIQLVYLISLASLIFRKKQQPSSEKPSVSLIITSRNYAEELKETLPPLLEQNYPNYEVIVVDDCSTDHTDAVLRVMKSKYLQLKTTIVKQETDFANALALTVGIRAATNDWLIFLDPQVVVPGSGWLDAYSAYLEPGKDIVFGYVNYSRTSGYGRWWTRIENFTLALRYGPAWFFGLPMPISNINLAYRRKYFLEKRGFAAQLDTPFGENEMFVNKLSRKKNSAVAFGAATSVGISGPLMYYDWMNLKKKHLLLRRKFSVSQRFYLSLDMVSRILTDVALLVLLVISPYRFWILGIWAFRFLLEFILMIVASNRLGDRGLVLRSFLYRTCLPLINGWMSWRQHIAAERKKWK
- the tgt gene encoding tRNA guanosine(34) transglycosylase Tgt; its protein translation is MKFELQYTLQGTKARAGKLYTAHGEIETPIFMPVGTVGSVKGVHFRDLKDDVNAQIILGNTYHLYLRPGMDTIEKAGGLHKFNGWDGPILTDSGGFQVFSLGDIRKLSEEGAKFQSHIDGSRHMFTPENVVDIQRTIGADIIMAFDECPPGDSDFDYAKKSLELTQRWLERCIKRFDKTDPKYGYDQTLFPIVQGGIYPELRRKAAEHVISFERDGYAIGGLSVGEKEEDMYSTIEVVNEILPEDKPRYLMGVGTPVNILEAIDRGVDMFDCVMPTRNGRNGMLFTSEGIINIKNKKWENDFSPVDPNGTSFVDHHYTRAYLRHLFQAKEMLGAQIGSLHNLAFYLWLVGEAREQIKAGTFKQWKNVMVEKVSRRL
- a CDS encoding LptF/LptG family permease, coding for MQLLSKPYLKKIDVYIIKKFLGTFFLAIALIIGISIVFDISEHIDEFISRHAPLRAIVFDFYLNFIPYFANLFSSLFTFIAVIYFTSKMAYNSEIIAILASGVTYKRLMRPYMIGAGIIALMSWTLGNFVIPPANTIRIDFTNKYLKGEYNNQDRNIHRQLEPGLYIYMRNYNNKNDVGYKFSIEKFKDHKLVSKLISDYVKWDRDKKKWVIHNYYIRDLSGPTEKITSGAVIDTTLRMKPEDFGRQKNLEETMNYWELNHYIEDLKLRGVDNVVQYEIEKHKRTSGPFSTFILSIIGAALASRKIRGGMGLHLGIGLLLSFSYIMFLQVSTVFATKGGMDPFIAVWIPNLLYSIIAIFLYRWASK
- a CDS encoding acyl-CoA carboxylase subunit beta; the protein is MSLKRNILDLRKRKQEVQLGGGEKAIEKQVAMGKKTARERIMSILDEDSFHEYDLFVEHTARDFDMDKKVLHGDGVIIGTGTIYNQPVCIYAQDFTVAGGSLGLMHARKITKIMDHALKMRVPIIGINDSGGARIQEGVNSLAGYGEIFYRNTKASGVIPQISVILGPCAGGAVYSPALTDFVFVVENISKMFITGPSVIKTVLGEEISMEELGGARVHSEITGNAHFFAESEDQCFDQIKSLISFIPWNNTQKARKFPPQEPTSSLNVEEIVPSDPRRPYDIRDIIRAVSDSSEFLEIMENFARNIVIGFGRIKGETVGFVANQPKYLAGVLDCDSSDKAARFIRYCDSFNIPIVTLEDMPGYLPGVDQEHAGVIRHGAKLLYAYSEATVPKITVILRKAYGGGYIAMNSRHLGADFVFAWPTAEIAVMGPEGAANIVFRKEIAEAENPDEVRKQKIEEYKEKFANPFVAAAKGYIDEVIEPAETRARLIHSLSLSDNKVDARPAKKHGIPPF
- a CDS encoding biotin/lipoyl-containing protein, which codes for MEESTPKYQTFVVNSAKYKTLYTKKFETRKKWERPNPNEIRSYIPGTVLKMCVTPGQEVKEGECLLILEAMKMENKIEMPFDGKIKEIHVEEGVRIAKDVIMVTIE
- the ispE gene encoding 4-(cytidine 5'-diphospho)-2-C-methyl-D-erythritol kinase, encoding MIVFPNAKINIGLNILRKRDDGYHELETVFYPLKLQDGLEFIENHAGEVRFSNSGIEVGGAAENNLVVKAYRMLAADYSLPGVDIHLHKAIPFGAGLGGGSSDAAFMLKGLNDFFGLNIASGTLMSYAARLGADCPFFLENIPSFASGIGEKLETLPLSLAGWHLLLVKPPVEVGTREAYAGVHPGIPEVRLREAIRQSVNNWQESVVNDFETGIFRRFPEIEAVKEKLKERGAVYTSMSGSGSSVFGLFRAEPMWRDIDFPEGSFLWTEVF